A genomic stretch from Pomacea canaliculata isolate SZHN2017 linkage group LG2, ASM307304v1, whole genome shotgun sequence includes:
- the LOC112557530 gene encoding G-protein coupled receptor GRL101-like: MLGRNQCIGVRVDSNGQLTTSTAACSDNFWSWFVCKFAVSGDDTLPQMPVSLTANWASPLPCIPNEFRCDDFWHCPDGSDERTCEIIAMHPNKISLPPPAIIDIDLNGFLMPLKPLTTTQEPLCPETHFQCPLINDFYCLPVYVRCNGVFDCPGKQDETACDTYTCPGYYRCRSSHVCLHPDHVCDGWSQCPEGDDELLCRLSCPDTCVCHGLAFTCKARFAASSYLELRYLNASGSGMTPRDVVNNRMFVYLSFNNCNISVLEQMNFVNLQILELSNNYITSFSSNIFERLQNLRTLRLAGNPFASLYPTDRHHHSVLRQVIDLDVSRVKFSILDVMISETFPNLQKLNLSGCGVETIAGEVFTNLIELRSLDLKGSTVNYFPPQTFTTLSKLESLYTDNYKVCCPASLPERFIIKKCEAPSDEISSCDALLRSDTYRVFLSLFASLALMGNAGSFIYRVFISKKTSNLGFDVFVTNLSLADFVMGVYLAIIGIADRVYLGNYLWNDLIWRNSFVCKLAGFLCLLSSEVSAFIILLVTLDRLLVIAFPFSVLHFCKRSAWIASVIVWSVGVSIAVIPLLPSTSDWNFYSQNGLCIPIPIIRNYFSGKDYAFGVMIILNGSIFLLITAGQVLIFWSVRINSMTNFDTSKRTKDLTIARRLMTVVVSDFCCKFPVAMLGLLAARGTPVSSEVIVALVIFIVPLNSALNPFLYTYNVMKERRRKAREGKMRKYFMSLSKYKNSET; the protein is encoded by the exons ATGTTAGGAAGAAACCAGTGCATAGGAGTCCGTGTTGACTCAAACGGTCAGCTAACAACATCTACAGCAGCCTGCAGTGACAACTTCTGGTCGTGGTTCGTCTGCAAGTTTGCCGTTAGTGGCGACGACACTTTACCACAGATGCCGGTGTCACTCACAGCCAACTG GGCATCACCACTGCCA tgCATTCCAAATGAGTTTCGATGCGATGATTTTTGGCACTGCCCAGATGGCTCAGACGAACGTACATGCGAAATTATAGCTATGCATCCCAATAAAATAAGTTTACCTCCCCCTGCTATCATAGACATTGACTTGAATGGTTTCCTGATGCCACTAAAGCCATTAACGACGACACAGGAACCTCTGTGTCCCGAAACCCATTTCCAGTGTCCattaataaatgatttttactGTCTGCCCGTCTATGTTCGCTGTAATGGTGTCTTTGACTGTCCTGGTAAACAGGACGAGACGGCGTGTGACACCTACACCTGTCCCGGCTACTACCGCTGCCGCTCGTCCCACGTCTGCCTGCACCctgatcacgtgtgtgacggttgGTCACAGTGTCCTGAGGGAGACGACGAGCTGTTGTGTCGCCTTTCTTGtcctgacacgtgtgtgtgtcacggactGGCCTTCACCTGCAAGGCAAGGTTTGCAGCGTCCAGTTACCTGGAGCTGAGGTATCTTAACGCAAGTGGCTCGGGGATGACCCCCAGAGATGTTGTCAATAACAGAATGTTCGTTTATCTCAGTTTTAACAACTGTAACATCAGTGTTCTAGAGCAAATGAACTTTGTAAACCTTCAGATCCTTGAACTAAGTAACAACTATATTACCTCATTCAGTTCTAATATATTTGAAAGATTACAGAATCTGAGGACATTACGTCTAGCAGGTAATCCTTTTGCATCCTTATACCCAACTGACAGACATCATCATTCTGTATTAAGGCAGGTAATAGACCTTGATGTTTCCAGAGTTAAGTTTTCAATACTGGATGTTATGATTTCTGAAACATTTCCTAACCTACAGAAACTCAATCTCTCTGGCTGCGGCGTTGAAACcattgctggcgaggtgttcaCAAACCTGATTGAACTACGAAGTCTAGATTTAAAGGGGTCTACTGTGAACTACTTCCCACCACAAACATTTACTACCTTAAGCAAGTTAGAGTCCCTCTATACTGACAACTACAAGGTCTGTTGTCCAGCCTCTCTTCCTGAACggtttattattaaaaagtgtGAAGCGCCATCTGACGAGATCTCGTCCTGTGATGCTCTCCTGCGCTCAGACACATACCGTGTCTTCCTCTCGTTATTCGCGTCTTTAGCTCTGATGGGCAACGCGGGAAGTTTTATTTACCgtgtgtttatcagtaagaaaacaagcaaccttgggtttgatgtctttgtcactaatttaagtctagctgactttgtgatgggtgtgtacctggccatcataggaatagctgaccgtgtgtacctgggaaactacttgtggaacgacttaatatggagaaatagttttgtgtgtaagctggccggctttctctgtctactgtctaGTGAAGTGTCAGCTTTCATTATCCTTCTCGTCACATTAGACCGACTCCTAGTCATCGCGTTTCCATTTAGTGtccttcacttttgtaaacGTTCTGCGTGGATAGCTTCAGTTATAGTATGGAGTGTAGGTGTTAGTATTGCAGTGATTCCTTTGCTGCCGTCAACATCTGACTGGAACTTTTACAGTCAGAACGGACTCTGTATTCCGATCCCAATCATTAGAAACTACTTTTCTGGAAAGGACTACGCTTTTGGTGTCATGATTATCCTCAACGGCTCCATCTTCTTGCTTATTACTGCTGGTCAGGTTTTAATCTTTTGGTCAGTAAGAATTAACAGTATGACAAACTTTGACACATCCAAGAGGACAAAGGACCTGACCATCGCCCgtcgactgatgacagtggttgtgtctgacttttgctgcaagttccCCGTGGCCATGCTTGGACTTCTAGCGGCCCGCGGCACGCCAGTCTCTAGTGAGGTCATCGTCGCTctcgtcatcttcattgttcCCCTCAACTCCGCTCTCAACCCCTTCCTGTACACATACAACGTCATGAAGGAGCGCAGGCGCAAAGCCAGGGAAGGGAAAATGAGGAAGTATTTTATGTCCCTTTCGAAATACAAGAACTCTGAAACATAA